The following proteins come from a genomic window of Paracoccus sp. MBLB3053:
- a CDS encoding ABC transporter substrate-binding protein produces MGRRLALWTALVLPALPLTGHADEPLKIGVLVTLSGPPAVLGEHARDGVLLAAKKLGGSIGGRSTEVIVVDDEGKPDIAAQKARELVERQNVDFVIGPIFSNVMNAIAGPVTDGGAILVSPNAGPSNFAGKDCNPNIFVVSYQNDQMPQVLAEYMNRQEVPNAYVMAPNYQAGQDSLNGFKSVYKGDISGELFVPLGQLDFSGELAQIAAMQPAAVYAFMPGGMGVNLVKQWGQAGLSDIPLMSAFTVDETTLPAEQDAAVGMLTGSNWAPDLDTPGNAEFVKSFEETYGHVPSLYAMGGYDSLMLLDSAIRKAGTTDREALREAIRAADFPSLRGEFSFSSNHFPVQDFYLTKAIKAEDGSYRTSVVEKIFTAAADSYVAECPMK; encoded by the coding sequence ATGGGTCGTCGTCTTGCCTTGTGGACTGCGCTGGTCCTGCCTGCTTTGCCATTGACCGGCCATGCCGATGAGCCTCTCAAGATCGGAGTCCTGGTGACACTTTCGGGGCCGCCTGCGGTCTTGGGCGAACATGCGCGCGACGGGGTCCTGCTGGCGGCCAAGAAACTGGGGGGCTCGATCGGTGGCCGCAGCACGGAAGTCATCGTGGTGGATGACGAGGGCAAGCCCGATATCGCGGCGCAGAAGGCACGCGAACTGGTCGAGCGGCAAAACGTGGACTTCGTGATCGGGCCGATTTTCTCGAATGTGATGAATGCGATTGCGGGGCCCGTGACCGATGGCGGAGCGATCCTTGTTTCGCCCAATGCGGGGCCGTCGAACTTTGCCGGCAAGGACTGCAATCCCAATATCTTTGTCGTGTCCTATCAGAACGACCAGATGCCGCAGGTTCTGGCTGAATACATGAACCGTCAGGAAGTACCCAATGCCTATGTCATGGCCCCGAACTATCAGGCAGGGCAGGACAGCCTGAACGGGTTCAAATCGGTCTACAAGGGCGATATCTCGGGAGAGCTTTTTGTGCCGCTGGGTCAGCTCGACTTCTCTGGCGAACTGGCACAGATCGCGGCCATGCAGCCCGCGGCCGTTTACGCCTTCATGCCAGGGGGCATGGGGGTCAATCTTGTCAAGCAATGGGGCCAGGCGGGGCTTTCGGACATTCCGCTGATGTCGGCCTTTACCGTCGATGAAACCACCCTGCCGGCTGAACAGGATGCGGCGGTGGGCATGCTGACCGGATCGAACTGGGCGCCTGATCTCGACACACCCGGCAATGCGGAATTCGTCAAATCCTTCGAGGAAACCTATGGTCATGTCCCCTCACTTTACGCGATGGGGGGCTACGATTCCTTGATGCTCCTCGACAGCGCGATCCGCAAGGCAGGGACCACTGACCGCGAGGCGCTGCGCGAGGCGATAAGGGCCGCCGACTTCCCCAGCTTGCGCGGCGAGTTCAGCTTTTCGTCCAACCACTTCCCCGTTCAGGACTTCTACCTGACAAAGGCGATCAAGGCCGAAGACGGTTCCTATCGCACCTCGGTGGTCGAAAAAATCTTCACCGCAGCCGCCGACAGCTATGTCGCCGAGTGCCCAATGAAGTAA